In a single window of the Thermofilum uzonense genome:
- a CDS encoding geranylgeranylglyceryl/heptaprenylglyceryl phosphate synthase produces MRKTKVRDYLLQLLKDKGAIHMTLIDPDKTSSEKAARIAVEAVEAGTSAIMVGGSIGVSESMTDEVVLAIKNSTNVPVILFPGTPSALSRHADAVWFMSVLNSQNPYFITGAQMQGAPIVKRYGLEALSLGYIILGSGGAVSLVSYTRPLPFEKPDVVAAYALAAEYMGFSFVYLEGGSGADPIPPIVVRTVRKTVSLPIIVGGGIREPETARELVMAGADIIVTGTLVEEVDNVKKRLHPIITAIEEGVTARKFQDEPSRR; encoded by the coding sequence ATGCGGAAAACGAAGGTTAGGGATTATCTGCTACAGCTACTCAAAGATAAAGGCGCTATTCACATGACGCTCATCGACCCAGATAAGACTTCTTCAGAAAAAGCCGCCCGTATAGCGGTTGAAGCAGTTGAGGCTGGAACATCTGCTATAATGGTCGGAGGAAGCATCGGGGTCTCTGAAAGTATGACCGATGAAGTTGTACTTGCCATTAAAAATTCGACGAATGTTCCTGTAATACTCTTCCCTGGGACTCCTTCGGCACTCAGTCGCCACGCAGACGCTGTATGGTTTATGTCTGTCCTCAACTCTCAGAATCCCTATTTTATTACTGGAGCCCAGATGCAGGGTGCACCAATAGTCAAGAGGTATGGACTGGAGGCTCTCTCCTTGGGCTATATCATATTAGGGTCGGGTGGCGCCGTCTCCCTAGTAAGCTATACAAGGCCTCTCCCCTTTGAAAAACCTGATGTGGTTGCAGCATATGCGCTTGCAGCAGAGTATATGGGATTTAGCTTTGTTTATCTTGAAGGGGGTTCTGGAGCGGATCCTATTCCTCCGATAGTAGTAAGGACTGTTCGAAAAACTGTCTCACTGCCGATAATAGTCGGGGGCGGCATACGGGAGCCGGAAACGGCGAGAGAGCTTGTTATGGCTGGTGCAGATATTATAGTTACAGGAACGCTCGTCGAAGAGGTTGATAACGTTAAGAAGAGACTTCATCCCATAATAACTGCTATTGAGGAGGGAGTTACGGCCCGAAAATTCCAAGATGAGCCATCACGACGATAA
- a CDS encoding nucleotidyltransferase domain-containing protein, translating into MPKILPVKFRDRRPVVYSESTWKLLNSLRAKALQVLKALENLEEKPLVIGSLARGDVTPSSDIDIFYMRYVPSWRIALSLEQAGYDILLYRIVQATPQTSPRFTAVVEENVEISVPLSKLKKTEEEFPFFAGAVSMHQIVDGVRVRGVNKQLLFIEPTGYGHEEWSIIGREKEAAEMLGISIETVLERVAMREKRAREGRTGFFINVEIPGEENPESIACKLARQNAIMRRAIEGLIDCE; encoded by the coding sequence TTGCCAAAAATACTGCCAGTAAAGTTCAGGGATAGAAGGCCAGTTGTCTATTCTGAGTCTACTTGGAAGCTTTTAAACTCTCTAAGAGCGAAAGCGCTTCAAGTGCTTAAAGCCTTGGAAAATTTAGAAGAGAAACCCTTGGTGATAGGCAGTCTGGCCAGGGGGGATGTAACCCCTTCGAGCGACATAGACATTTTTTACATGAGATATGTTCCTAGCTGGCGGATAGCCCTATCCCTAGAGCAGGCTGGATACGATATTCTACTTTATCGAATAGTACAAGCTACCCCACAAACGTCTCCTAGATTTACGGCTGTAGTTGAAGAAAATGTCGAGATTTCCGTCCCACTCTCGAAGCTCAAGAAAACAGAAGAAGAGTTCCCATTTTTTGCGGGTGCCGTCAGTATGCACCAAATTGTGGACGGGGTACGGGTTAGGGGGGTTAACAAGCAACTATTGTTTATAGAACCGACAGGCTATGGGCATGAGGAGTGGTCTATCATAGGCAGGGAAAAAGAGGCTGCGGAAATGTTAGGTATCTCGATTGAAACTGTTCTTGAGCGTGTAGCAATGCGTGAAAAACGTGCACGCGAAGGTAGAACAGGATTTTTCATAAATGTTGAAATCCCAGGAGAAGAAAATCCTGAAAGCATTGCATGTAAACTTGCTCGCCAAAATGCTATTATGAGAAGGGCCATTGAGGGCCTAATAGATTGTGAGTAA
- a CDS encoding Sjogren's syndrome/scleroderma autoantigen 1 family protein yields the protein MAEEEKAVLAKMASLLKSGATMLDKTCPYCNVPLFRLKSGEVICPKCGQKFILVMSDEEELRARSGLVLQSLEQTVVEKLQILQNSLSVVSSPEDMYEIGKAIMMLLQILETSYKVKALAKNTASKVQG from the coding sequence ATGGCAGAGGAGGAAAAAGCGGTTCTAGCAAAGATGGCTTCTCTGTTGAAGTCTGGGGCCACAATGCTGGATAAGACTTGCCCTTATTGCAATGTACCACTGTTCCGTTTGAAGTCAGGAGAAGTTATATGTCCTAAGTGTGGTCAAAAGTTCATTCTTGTTATGAGCGATGAAGAGGAGTTACGTGCGCGCTCTGGGCTTGTGCTACAGTCTTTGGAGCAAACCGTTGTAGAGAAACTTCAGATTCTGCAAAATAGCCTTAGTGTTGTCTCCAGTCCTGAAGATATGTACGAGATTGGAAAGGCCATAATGATGCTATTGCAAATACTTGAGACTTCTTATAAAGTGAAAGCCCTTGCCAAAAATACTGCCAGTAAAGTTCAGGGATAG
- a CDS encoding ZPR1 zinc finger domain-containing protein — MGSLDKLQNIDKVTNFGRKVGEFTMVCPFCGGPLNVTEAEYEIPMLGKVLIISKKCSKCGYKRNDIIPLEYRRHTRLYMKVEAPEDFRVKVVRSPTTRILIPELGLEVEPGIDAEMFVTNIEGLLYLFLDALKRLKVLDKEVDTSSAERVLEEIIEQQKGGFTVILEDVNGLSLFLPEGKNILVITEEVE, encoded by the coding sequence ATGGGGAGCCTGGACAAACTACAAAACATCGATAAAGTAACCAATTTCGGCAGGAAAGTTGGCGAGTTTACAATGGTGTGTCCCTTCTGTGGGGGGCCCCTCAATGTCACAGAGGCCGAGTACGAGATACCCATGCTGGGGAAAGTTTTAATTATTAGCAAGAAGTGCTCAAAGTGCGGCTATAAGAGAAATGACATAATCCCCTTAGAGTATCGCAGGCATACAAGGCTTTACATGAAGGTAGAGGCTCCTGAAGACTTTAGGGTTAAAGTTGTTCGCTCTCCTACGACTAGGATATTGATTCCCGAACTTGGACTTGAGGTAGAGCCTGGCATAGATGCTGAAATGTTTGTAACAAATATTGAGGGCTTGCTTTATCTCTTCCTTGACGCCTTGAAGAGGCTGAAAGTTCTTGATAAGGAGGTAGACACGAGCAGCGCTGAGCGAGTGCTTGAAGAAATAATAGAGCAACAGAAAGGGGGGTTTACCGTGATCTTAGAGGATGTTAATGGGTTAAGTCTCTTCTTGCCTGAAGGAAAGAATATATTAGTTATCACGGAAGAAGTCGAATAA
- a CDS encoding DEAD/DEAH box helicase: protein MVNDDDKKLRLYFKNKKGLSRYEFEEFLASARKIAVFNPDDKTWVAVPQKINELNRSELEATLHVLRRFSTLNEDQVREILLIHTSQREHVGSKDSLILTEFLQIRGSKEVLDKIIRDEKLSEFLEIKYGRIYLKSLVNLSVFTELLHKEHGIRLEHDPDLMTVKVSRKDAVLQIQFKVVDRTLSKILLDEGVLTYNIEKPILGPNNEYQGSELVTRTFRVSKWNWIEKTLVAPIALIDKYIAKLQSLGFKVETLIEEKPSFSLTLNKAFSLLPHQQEALELWMRRKRGTIAIFTRGGKSFIALEAIYRLRKPTLILVTTQELMTTWLDYLEKYLGLPRRFVGILGAGEQKIREITIATYTSAVKYIDHIKDKFELAIFDEAHHVPATTFKNVALRLDSLYRLALSATPTRRDNNHNLLYELCGELLYTLSYEDLVRLKVVAPIEEYRSYFVQSEEEKLAKLVEILNTYPSAKTLVFTQYLKTAEKIYSSLRERGYKVVMITGETPTAKRELVFKDFLEGRANIIVSTTVLDEGITVPDAEIAVIFEGSGEVRQMIQRIGRVLGYQPGKTSKVFEIVNISDPHEKYAYIRRSWVRELYLFKGLDKYVRAVKNGKIDEIKSSYQRRLDTF, encoded by the coding sequence ATGGTGAACGATGACGACAAAAAGCTGAGGCTCTATTTTAAAAATAAAAAGGGTCTAAGCCGGTATGAGTTTGAAGAGTTTCTGGCTAGTGCTAGAAAAATAGCTGTCTTCAACCCGGACGACAAGACATGGGTCGCTGTTCCGCAGAAGATAAATGAGTTGAATAGAAGCGAACTCGAGGCAACTCTACATGTACTCCGAAGATTCTCCACGCTAAACGAAGATCAGGTTCGAGAAATATTGTTAATTCATACTTCACAGAGAGAACACGTTGGCTCAAAAGATTCTCTTATTCTAACAGAGTTTTTACAGATAAGAGGATCTAAAGAGGTCTTGGATAAGATAATAAGGGATGAAAAATTATCCGAATTTTTGGAGATAAAGTATGGGAGAATTTATCTAAAGTCGCTGGTAAACTTATCCGTTTTCACTGAACTCCTGCATAAAGAGCATGGGATTAGGCTAGAACATGATCCGGACTTGATGACGGTAAAAGTTTCGCGCAAGGATGCAGTGCTTCAGATTCAGTTTAAAGTCGTGGATCGGACTTTATCTAAAATATTGTTGGATGAAGGGGTCTTAACTTACAATATTGAAAAACCAATACTAGGTCCTAATAACGAGTACCAAGGCTCTGAACTAGTGACTAGGACTTTTCGTGTGTCAAAGTGGAATTGGATCGAAAAGACGTTAGTAGCCCCTATCGCGCTAATTGACAAATATATCGCTAAGCTCCAAAGCCTCGGATTCAAAGTCGAGACGCTTATAGAGGAGAAGCCTTCTTTTTCGCTTACCTTGAACAAGGCTTTTTCGCTCCTACCACATCAGCAGGAAGCGCTTGAGCTATGGATGCGCCGTAAAAGGGGAACCATAGCTATTTTCACCAGAGGAGGAAAATCATTCATAGCTCTGGAAGCCATTTATAGGTTGCGAAAGCCAACTCTAATTCTCGTTACCACACAAGAGCTTATGACGACTTGGCTTGACTATCTCGAAAAATATTTAGGGCTTCCCAGACGTTTTGTAGGAATCTTAGGCGCGGGTGAACAGAAGATTAGGGAGATAACGATTGCAACATACACAAGTGCTGTAAAATACATAGACCACATTAAAGATAAATTTGAACTAGCCATCTTTGATGAGGCTCACCACGTCCCGGCTACAACATTCAAGAACGTGGCTCTAAGACTGGACTCGCTCTATAGGCTCGCCCTTTCAGCGACTCCTACTCGCAGAGATAACAACCACAATTTACTCTACGAGCTCTGCGGAGAACTGCTTTACACTCTCTCTTACGAAGACCTCGTAAGGCTTAAAGTAGTCGCCCCCATAGAGGAGTACCGCTCGTACTTCGTACAGAGCGAGGAGGAAAAATTGGCAAAACTTGTAGAGATTTTGAACACTTATCCTTCAGCCAAAACTCTAGTGTTCACCCAATACCTGAAGACAGCTGAGAAGATATATTCCAGTCTACGTGAGAGGGGTTACAAGGTCGTAATGATTACCGGAGAAACCCCCACAGCTAAGAGAGAGCTTGTATTCAAGGATTTCCTTGAAGGGAGAGCCAACATAATCGTCTCTACAACCGTTCTTGACGAGGGAATAACTGTTCCAGATGCAGAGATAGCCGTAATATTTGAGGGAAGTGGCGAGGTGCGACAGATGATACAGCGTATAGGGAGGGTACTAGGATACCAGCCAGGAAAAACATCAAAGGTATTCGAGATAGTAAACATATCTGACCCCCATGAAAAATACGCGTACATTAGGAGGTCCTGGGTACGCGAACTCTACTTATTTAAAGGCTTGGATAAATACGTAAGGGCTGTTAAGAACGGAAAAATAGATGAAATAAAGTCAAGCTATCAAAGGAGACTAGACACATTCTAG
- a CDS encoding 30S ribosomal protein S3ae, translating to MSTRKTRDKWAMKSWVRVLAPKAFGFADLGSIPANEPEKTIGRTVEVSFYDITKDPSQLHIKLKFQIVKVEGTTAYTQLKLMELTRDYIRSLVRRGTSRIDAIIDVQTKDGVKLRVMGMAVTITRVKTSQRKAIRKIMFQLIEEKASQLDFDTFIQQAVLGNIASEIEVNARKIYPLKKAEIRKIKVLTNTFEIPLTKPESLQVKA from the coding sequence GTGAGCACAAGGAAAACTCGAGATAAATGGGCAATGAAGAGCTGGGTTCGGGTACTGGCCCCGAAGGCTTTCGGCTTCGCTGATCTAGGAAGTATTCCGGCGAACGAACCTGAGAAAACTATCGGGAGGACAGTCGAAGTCAGCTTTTATGATATAACCAAGGATCCCTCTCAACTTCACATAAAGCTTAAGTTCCAAATAGTCAAAGTAGAAGGTACAACGGCATATACTCAGCTTAAGCTGATGGAACTGACGCGAGACTATATCAGGAGCCTTGTAAGGAGGGGAACCTCCAGGATCGATGCGATCATAGACGTTCAAACAAAAGATGGTGTAAAGCTCAGAGTCATGGGAATGGCTGTTACAATAACGAGGGTGAAAACTTCACAGAGAAAAGCCATTAGGAAAATAATGTTTCAACTGATAGAGGAGAAGGCAAGCCAACTCGATTTTGACACCTTTATCCAGCAGGCAGTCCTTGGAAATATAGCATCAGAAATAGAGGTGAATGCAAGAAAGATCTATCCATTAAAAAAAGCTGAGATTAGGAAGATTAAGGTTCTCACCAATACATTCGAGATCCCATTAACAAAACCCGAGAGCCTTCAAGTTAAGGCCTAG
- a CDS encoding DHH family phosphoesterase, with the protein MNQRVSEAAYYFSSIKGARALIITHRNADPDAIGCAYVLQSISTTLGFEAEVCLPEGPDRLSKRILNSLRVPWQEDCDTADLLVICDTSNKMMLGGAASLIDKAKEIIIIDHHSPPGNLISKASYSLIIGEPSATVIAVLLADALKVRLTKEISTIALSGILYDTRRYLSTTPNTFLASKILLEEEGDYDMALKLLEFPEDRSEIIAKLKGVQRASILDICGYLVAVTEASAHEAAVAKALVSLGVDLAIVAGGHEFSRTSIRVSNRLLEKGFDSSKLVADVATSLEAEAGGHPGASGISIYKRGIKPNIIRNESLRRLLWHSVELLNEICRKEALGL; encoded by the coding sequence TTGAACCAACGAGTAAGCGAGGCAGCTTATTATTTTTCATCCATAAAGGGAGCAAGGGCCTTGATAATCACTCACCGAAATGCCGATCCCGACGCAATAGGTTGTGCTTATGTCCTCCAAAGCATCTCCACCACGCTTGGTTTTGAAGCCGAAGTATGCCTACCTGAAGGGCCCGACAGGCTGTCTAAGAGGATACTCAATTCTCTTCGGGTACCGTGGCAGGAAGACTGTGACACAGCTGACCTTCTAGTTATCTGCGATACTTCAAACAAAATGATGCTAGGGGGAGCGGCTAGCTTAATCGACAAGGCAAAAGAGATAATTATTATTGATCACCATAGTCCTCCGGGAAACCTGATTTCCAAGGCTAGTTATAGCTTAATAATTGGAGAGCCCTCTGCAACAGTGATAGCTGTTCTTCTAGCGGACGCTCTGAAAGTTCGTCTCACGAAAGAGATTTCCACTATTGCTCTCTCGGGAATTCTTTACGATACACGTAGGTATCTTTCCACGACGCCAAACACCTTCCTAGCTTCCAAGATACTCCTGGAAGAAGAAGGTGACTATGACATGGCTCTAAAGTTGCTAGAATTTCCAGAAGATCGATCAGAGATTATTGCCAAGCTTAAAGGCGTTCAGAGGGCAAGCATACTCGACATATGCGGCTACCTGGTAGCTGTGACGGAAGCGAGTGCCCACGAGGCCGCCGTGGCTAAAGCTCTCGTCTCTCTTGGTGTGGATCTTGCGATAGTTGCTGGCGGACATGAGTTTTCACGTACAAGTATACGAGTTTCAAACAGGCTCCTCGAAAAGGGTTTTGATAGCTCAAAGCTTGTAGCAGATGTGGCAACTAGCCTAGAAGCTGAGGCAGGGGGTCACCCTGGAGCATCTGGGATCAGTATATACAAGAGGGGTATAAAGCCGAATATAATACGAAATGAGTCTTTAAGACGCCTATTGTGGCATTCAGTTGAACTTTTAAACGAGATTTGCAGGAAAGAAGCTCTAGGACTCTAG
- a CDS encoding prefoldin subunit, translating to MSVDQSLLIKYQQTVDELRAVVLNLQQYRARLLEIEKTLKELEKTPDQFVYKAMGGILMKTPKDEILKDLSSEKELLQVRIEEFSKREKMLRERASSLEKQLKSTLTSPGGTAQ from the coding sequence ATGTCTGTGGATCAGAGTCTACTCATAAAGTATCAACAGACAGTCGACGAGCTGCGCGCAGTAGTATTGAATTTACAACAATACAGGGCCAGACTTCTTGAAATCGAGAAAACGTTAAAAGAGCTAGAAAAAACACCCGACCAGTTTGTCTACAAGGCTATGGGCGGGATCCTTATGAAGACTCCTAAGGATGAGATCCTCAAGGATCTTTCATCCGAGAAAGAGCTCCTACAGGTTAGGATAGAGGAGTTCTCTAAGCGGGAAAAAATGTTGCGTGAAAGGGCTAGTTCGCTTGAGAAGCAGTTGAAATCAACGCTCACTAGTCCAGGTGGTACGGCTCAGTGA
- a CDS encoding radical SAM protein, producing the protein MRALYTISGNLPLIGHIAFGIIDRGTNLLQVRPTSFCPLSCIFCSVDAGPRSRNRIAEFMVDERYLVEWFVETVKVKKLESAHAYIDAVGDPLTHPRIIELVRLLKNTGRAISISLETHGALLTEKLAEKLEEAGLDRINLSIDSLDKEKARVLSGTPWFDVERVIKVAEHIAKNLSIDLLIAPVWVPGYNDEDISRIIEWALRIGAGKKHPPLGIQKYEAHKYGRKVPGVKPLRWRDFYKRLRVWEEQYGIRLILSPQDFGIVKAPRVPLAFEVGEKAMVKVVGPGWLKGQWLATSRNRVVTVVGVTGQSPVGQQMRVEIVRNKDNIYIAKLLW; encoded by the coding sequence ATGAGGGCTCTTTATACTATATCGGGTAATCTTCCACTGATAGGTCATATAGCGTTCGGCATAATCGACAGGGGGACTAATCTTTTGCAGGTGCGCCCCACTTCTTTTTGCCCACTCTCATGCATCTTTTGCTCAGTAGATGCTGGTCCTAGATCTAGGAATAGAATAGCAGAATTTATGGTTGACGAGAGATATTTAGTAGAATGGTTTGTAGAAACAGTAAAGGTCAAGAAACTTGAGAGTGCCCATGCCTACATAGATGCAGTCGGGGATCCTCTAACGCACCCGAGAATAATTGAGCTTGTACGCCTCCTAAAGAACACTGGTCGGGCAATAAGTATATCATTGGAGACACACGGTGCTTTACTTACGGAAAAGCTGGCTGAAAAGCTTGAAGAGGCAGGTCTAGACAGGATTAACCTCTCCATAGATTCTCTAGACAAAGAGAAAGCAAGAGTGTTGTCTGGGACACCATGGTTCGACGTTGAGCGTGTTATAAAAGTCGCAGAGCATATCGCTAAAAACCTGAGCATTGACTTGCTGATAGCGCCTGTCTGGGTTCCTGGCTATAACGACGAAGACATATCCCGAATAATAGAATGGGCTCTGCGGATAGGGGCTGGTAAAAAACACCCGCCGCTTGGAATTCAAAAATATGAAGCTCATAAATATGGCAGGAAAGTACCTGGGGTTAAGCCATTGCGATGGCGTGATTTTTACAAACGTCTTAGAGTCTGGGAAGAACAGTATGGCATCAGACTTATTCTTAGTCCGCAAGATTTCGGGATAGTGAAGGCTCCCAGAGTCCCTCTAGCATTCGAGGTCGGAGAGAAGGCAATGGTAAAAGTCGTTGGCCCCGGTTGGCTTAAAGGCCAATGGCTGGCTACCTCCAGGAACCGAGTTGTTACAGTTGTAGGCGTTACGGGACAATCACCTGTAGGGCAACAGATGCGTGTAGAGATTGTAAGGAATAAGGACAATATATATATTGCCAAGCTCTTGTGGTGA
- the hisS gene encoding histidine--tRNA ligase codes for MPVQISLRPPRGTKDKLPDETFIMREVCEKLRSVFELYGYGEVETPAFENLEVLVAKAGEEVVEQIYTFKDKAGRDLGLRFELTTPIARIVASRLEMPKPLRFYYIQPVWRYEEPQRGRLREFWQAGVELIGVSGPEGDAEVIAVAHHAIRHTGLEQFNLRISHRVIVEDILISSGIPREKLQEAFRILDKLDKRGRDYVVSELSKLGASEASVDRSLEKLLTSGLDIEVSTPTGIESLKYLRSLIEILEDAYNIKVSVDFGIVRGLGYYTGPVFEVKTPLGGEIGSIAGGGRYDDLISSLGGPRIPATGMAIGVERLIEALASEGKTPQAPSPFDAVVIPVGQSLEVLKYAIKIAEMIRNKGSIRSIVEYETGSLSKALEKASKKGATFAIIVGEKEVKLKKANVRNLKRWSETTVDFDEIVNFVALQ; via the coding sequence ATGCCCGTGCAGATATCCTTGCGTCCCCCGCGTGGTACTAAGGATAAACTACCCGATGAAACTTTTATAATGAGAGAGGTCTGTGAAAAGTTGAGAAGTGTATTCGAGCTTTATGGCTATGGTGAGGTAGAAACACCGGCTTTTGAAAACCTAGAGGTTTTGGTTGCTAAAGCCGGTGAAGAAGTCGTTGAACAGATTTATACTTTTAAAGACAAAGCTGGAAGAGATTTAGGGCTTCGGTTTGAGTTGACGACACCGATAGCTAGGATCGTGGCGTCAAGGCTTGAGATGCCTAAACCTCTACGTTTTTATTATATTCAACCCGTCTGGAGGTATGAAGAGCCACAGCGTGGCCGGCTCAGGGAGTTTTGGCAGGCGGGCGTTGAACTTATAGGTGTTTCAGGACCCGAGGGGGACGCTGAGGTAATAGCCGTCGCTCATCATGCTATAAGACACACAGGATTAGAACAATTTAATTTGAGAATAAGTCATAGGGTGATCGTCGAAGACATACTCATATCCTCGGGAATACCCAGGGAGAAGCTCCAGGAGGCGTTTCGGATTCTCGACAAGCTTGATAAGAGAGGTAGAGATTACGTTGTCAGCGAGCTGTCTAAGCTTGGAGCAAGCGAGGCATCCGTGGATAGATCCTTGGAAAAACTCCTAACCTCAGGCCTCGACATCGAGGTTTCAACACCTACAGGAATAGAAAGCCTGAAGTATCTCAGGAGCCTCATAGAAATTCTTGAGGACGCCTATAACATAAAAGTAAGCGTTGACTTTGGAATCGTGAGAGGGCTCGGATACTATACTGGACCCGTCTTCGAAGTAAAAACACCTCTAGGAGGCGAGATAGGCAGCATCGCGGGGGGCGGGAGATATGATGATCTTATAAGTTCACTAGGAGGACCCAGGATACCGGCCACGGGTATGGCTATCGGGGTTGAAAGGCTTATCGAGGCTTTGGCTTCTGAGGGTAAAACCCCTCAAGCACCATCACCGTTTGACGCGGTGGTTATACCAGTAGGTCAATCCCTTGAAGTGCTTAAGTATGCAATAAAAATAGCTGAAATGATACGGAATAAAGGATCCATTCGAAGCATTGTGGAGTATGAGACTGGTTCGCTTTCAAAGGCTCTCGAGAAGGCGTCTAAGAAAGGGGCTACTTTTGCAATTATAGTTGGAGAAAAAGAGGTTAAGCTAAAAAAGGCTAATGTGAGAAACCTTAAAAGATGGAGCGAGACCACCGTAGACTTTGATGAGATTGTTAATTTTGTCGCTTTACAATGA
- a CDS encoding bifunctional phosphoglucose/phosphomannose isomerase translates to MGAGISIDDIYSLVSPKAKLLDSSGMLLHALSMPKYLSESIVRYKEDVSKLTLPDPSTFDGVVISGMGGSFISGLFLQDLASDRSSKAIILNRDVRLPRFIDEKKLLVAVSYSGNTEETLRIYLEGLRRNIPVVAVTSGGELAAVSEKLGKPVIRLPPGIPPRAAFPHLTAAIAALTSSVLGLDLLGELRRAIDELAKREDSVLSDGLALSRLLFSDVQNNLTPLIYGYSPYLSPAYRFKTQINENSKIHAFFGELPEVNHNEIMGWNGVLKSFTVVFVRGREEPKYMEARIEFLENLFDKNNIRFYNLHGNCEKRACELLSLIMKADVVSIALALLLGVDPTPVDTITQLKKFLDSKIGFSLHREIN, encoded by the coding sequence GTGGGCGCAGGAATAAGTATAGACGATATTTATAGCTTGGTATCTCCGAAAGCTAAACTACTCGACAGCTCTGGGATGTTGCTTCATGCTTTGAGCATGCCAAAGTATCTTTCCGAGAGTATTGTAAGATATAAAGAAGACGTCTCAAAACTGACTTTACCGGATCCTTCCACGTTTGATGGGGTAGTTATAAGCGGTATGGGCGGTTCTTTCATAAGCGGTCTTTTTTTGCAAGATCTAGCATCTGATAGAAGTTCTAAAGCCATTATACTGAACAGGGATGTAAGGCTCCCTAGATTTATAGACGAGAAGAAATTACTGGTTGCTGTCAGCTATTCTGGAAACACTGAAGAAACACTGCGGATTTACCTTGAAGGATTGAGAAGGAATATACCAGTTGTGGCTGTAACTTCTGGAGGTGAGCTGGCTGCAGTTTCTGAGAAACTGGGTAAGCCTGTTATTCGCTTACCACCTGGAATCCCTCCTCGCGCAGCCTTTCCACACCTTACGGCTGCAATTGCAGCTCTGACTTCATCAGTACTAGGCTTAGATCTTCTGGGCGAGCTAAGAAGAGCTATAGATGAACTCGCAAAAAGAGAGGACTCCGTTTTAAGCGATGGCCTAGCCTTGTCCCGTCTTCTATTTAGCGACGTCCAGAATAATTTAACGCCTCTTATCTATGGTTATTCGCCCTATCTATCCCCGGCATATAGATTCAAAACACAGATAAACGAAAACTCAAAGATCCATGCATTCTTCGGCGAGCTGCCGGAGGTAAACCACAACGAGATAATGGGTTGGAACGGCGTACTAAAAAGCTTTACCGTTGTCTTCGTGAGGGGCCGAGAAGAGCCAAAGTATATGGAGGCACGTATAGAGTTTCTTGAGAATTTATTCGATAAAAACAATATAAGGTTTTACAACCTCCACGGAAATTGTGAAAAGAGAGCTTGTGAGCTACTTTCACTCATAATGAAAGCTGACGTGGTGTCAATCGCTCTAGCTCTTCTTCTAGGCGTGGATCCTACGCCCGTTGATACAATAACGCAGCTTAAAAAGTTCCTTGATTCAAAAATCGGTTTCTCATTACATCGCGAGATCAATTGA
- a CDS encoding DUF72 domain-containing protein, producing MEIIIGTCGFSGKGGRKNYYQVFRAVELQETFYRVISEETLTKWRKESPEDFEFTIKAFQGITHPPSSPTWRRARGFKATEDHGFFKPTQQVLSAWEYTKRAAHTLKSSFIVFQTPPSFTPTSENVKNLEFFFNRIERDNLVLGWEPRGAWYEDEGFLADTLARHKLVHVVDPFRHTPLSKEKIYYFRLHGIGKGEVNYSYKYTDYDLKKLISLIESLTASRVYVFFNNIQMFDDALRLKKMIERL from the coding sequence GTGGAAATTATAATCGGAACTTGCGGTTTTTCAGGTAAAGGCGGCCGTAAAAACTATTACCAGGTTTTCAGAGCGGTAGAACTCCAGGAGACGTTTTATAGAGTGATATCGGAGGAAACATTGACGAAGTGGAGGAAAGAGAGTCCTGAGGACTTTGAGTTTACCATTAAAGCTTTCCAGGGTATAACACACCCCCCTAGTTCCCCAACGTGGAGGAGGGCCAGAGGCTTTAAAGCTACAGAGGATCACGGCTTCTTCAAACCCACCCAGCAAGTACTGTCAGCTTGGGAATACACTAAAAGAGCCGCTCATACTTTAAAGTCATCGTTTATAGTTTTCCAAACGCCTCCCAGTTTCACTCCTACAAGCGAGAATGTCAAAAACCTAGAGTTCTTCTTTAACAGGATAGAAAGGGATAATCTAGTACTAGGTTGGGAACCCCGAGGCGCTTGGTACGAAGATGAAGGGTTTTTGGCAGATACTTTAGCCAGGCATAAGCTTGTCCACGTTGTGGATCCTTTCAGGCATACTCCTCTCTCAAAGGAAAAAATCTATTATTTTCGGCTTCACGGAATAGGGAAAGGAGAGGTAAATTACTCGTACAAGTATACTGATTACGACCTTAAAAAATTGATTTCACTGATAGAGTCGCTGACTGCCTCACGCGTATATGTTTTCTTTAACAACATTCAGATGTTTGACGACGCTCTCCGTCTCAAAAAAATGATTGAGAGGTTATAG